A region of Paucidesulfovibrio longus DSM 6739 DNA encodes the following proteins:
- a CDS encoding carboxypeptidase-like regulatory domain-containing protein, which yields MFRLPRGGQALSRVTSCLIFLLLLPAALPCQAQDTVLRPGDGVFSRDVTLADAAKHLQLGTDGADQSLKFWTSFRKSLPESAENFKNALTMLVLVDTMLSGPADPKRFHKALKTVLDFGAGAFVTAYEDAGYMPLATVNTLFTLYNESLIFFRDRVFLPGLADEFYDVYKSHRLGSGLREHEAAWNLTHIPEPVVADVALNVVLKAHGVEPGLYEGLKFDKEHLARAARSAEGKAAGRTIRIDAQPGADYSGRSFLINRDIGERIEIKTGFVQGYEQQMLSIMTTITSRDMDQRADAQTTGYRPLSASDEKAVETEIRALFERMKVMDMGEKLREEAVDHIGNTFRLRYERELAEQVLRERAAVARKALAAEAARLRAYARVRLVTVRGLGPDGEPVPLESAALFVDGSLCRSETNGGKPCATNRFGLAALHLSPGGHDVQARAPGFKPAEIRIFADTPDTASAPPEEYEVLLEPDAPRDVAVLLTSGQDGPPLAGARLNLRVGNASPLTATTDQDGQALFAAVPPVGPYGLDAQADSHAPGSLNDPDLSDGTLRFFLEPYRTEITVLALDLEGAPLVGATIRIGEHELPTDAQGLAVFKNMRPSPEGGYALTGRASGLPPVSQTLTVRPARPDETLRVELPFKVKTGILAVVRDASDRVVPGAIVVVDGVDGPSRHTTDANGYLRLQDVGLGGHYLHAEAPGFQPAPDAEVLVTVDQPMHKVRLELRTGVTLKVLALGPDGSPVAGATLTLDNGKGVRAPAGSATFADVQPGKHVLTASSDLGSVRLELDVSAQDGPVRTVELRLAPVGGSVVVQARGADGKPVTGVRVVLLKDGKPFGEKAGNGVLFDNLTEGYYTAEVTATSHDSASSKPRMVRPGDPAATITVSLPAREEEKAVPGKLQHMLKDRVAENTWQYSGISLRMPDGSSRKLAFSQEDKSAALAAFCATVDGAPATKQRMPHVGSTAGKTYDLSGRLVCDGKSQGGVTCATYMSITCVVRPECKPGDPKCDPAAPKPTPPGADAPPSGNWSYSSYGSSGQQRTYRFVRLGGDPLAVTDAQAPAAFCRSQGLSAAPQPSGNITNWQGRTVNASGGTVCRTKKAGGTESVCPAYRDITCTVPQQAPCDPNDPLCGLDKDL from the coding sequence GTGTTTCGATTGCCGCGCGGCGGACAGGCTCTTTCCCGCGTCACGTCCTGCCTGATTTTTCTGTTGCTGCTGCCTGCCGCCCTGCCCTGCCAGGCGCAGGACACGGTGCTGCGTCCCGGCGACGGCGTGTTTTCCCGCGACGTGACCCTTGCGGACGCGGCCAAGCATCTTCAGCTCGGCACGGACGGCGCGGACCAGAGCCTCAAGTTCTGGACCTCGTTCCGCAAGAGCCTGCCGGAGAGCGCGGAGAACTTCAAAAACGCCCTGACCATGCTCGTGCTCGTGGACACCATGCTCAGCGGCCCGGCCGATCCGAAACGGTTCCACAAGGCCCTGAAGACCGTGCTGGACTTCGGGGCGGGCGCGTTCGTCACGGCATACGAGGACGCGGGCTACATGCCCCTGGCCACGGTGAACACCCTCTTCACGCTCTACAATGAATCCCTGATCTTCTTCCGCGACCGCGTGTTCCTGCCCGGCCTGGCCGACGAGTTCTACGACGTCTACAAGAGCCACCGGCTCGGAAGCGGGCTGCGCGAGCACGAGGCCGCCTGGAACCTGACCCACATTCCCGAACCCGTGGTGGCGGACGTGGCCCTGAACGTGGTGCTCAAGGCCCACGGCGTGGAGCCCGGACTCTACGAGGGCCTCAAGTTCGACAAGGAACACCTGGCCAGGGCCGCGCGCAGCGCCGAAGGCAAGGCAGCGGGCAGGACCATCCGCATCGACGCCCAGCCCGGCGCGGACTATTCCGGCCGCAGCTTCCTGATCAACCGCGACATCGGCGAGCGCATCGAGATCAAGACCGGGTTCGTGCAGGGCTACGAGCAGCAGATGCTCTCGATCATGACCACCATCACCTCCCGCGACATGGACCAGCGCGCCGACGCGCAGACAACCGGATACAGACCGCTCTCGGCCTCGGACGAAAAGGCCGTGGAAACGGAAATCCGCGCCCTGTTCGAACGCATGAAGGTCATGGACATGGGCGAGAAGCTGCGGGAGGAAGCCGTGGACCACATCGGCAACACCTTCCGGCTGCGCTACGAGCGCGAACTGGCGGAGCAGGTGCTGCGCGAGCGCGCCGCCGTGGCCAGAAAGGCGCTGGCCGCCGAGGCGGCCCGGCTGCGCGCGTATGCGCGGGTCCGGCTGGTCACGGTGCGCGGGCTCGGACCGGACGGAGAACCCGTGCCCCTGGAAAGCGCGGCCCTGTTCGTGGACGGTTCCCTCTGCCGGAGCGAAACCAACGGGGGCAAACCCTGCGCCACCAACCGATTCGGCCTGGCCGCCCTGCACCTGTCTCCGGGCGGGCACGACGTCCAGGCCCGCGCGCCCGGCTTCAAGCCTGCGGAAATCCGCATTTTCGCGGACACGCCGGACACGGCTTCGGCCCCTCCGGAAGAATACGAAGTGCTGCTCGAACCGGACGCGCCCCGCGACGTTGCGGTATTGCTGACCTCCGGCCAGGACGGGCCGCCCCTGGCCGGCGCCCGGCTGAACCTGCGCGTCGGCAACGCCTCCCCCCTGACCGCGACCACGGACCAGGACGGCCAGGCCCTTTTCGCGGCCGTGCCGCCCGTGGGCCCCTATGGCCTCGACGCCCAGGCCGATTCCCACGCGCCCGGCTCGCTGAATGATCCGGACCTGAGCGACGGAACGCTGCGTTTCTTCCTCGAACCCTACCGGACCGAAATCACGGTGCTCGCCCTTGACCTCGAAGGCGCGCCCCTTGTCGGGGCAACGATCCGCATCGGCGAGCACGAGCTGCCCACCGACGCCCAGGGCCTTGCCGTCTTCAAGAACATGCGCCCCTCGCCCGAGGGCGGGTATGCGCTCACGGGCAGGGCGAGCGGCCTGCCCCCTGTCTCGCAAACGCTTACGGTGCGTCCTGCCCGCCCGGACGAAACCCTGCGCGTGGAGCTGCCCTTCAAGGTCAAGACCGGCATTCTGGCCGTGGTCCGCGACGCGAGCGACCGGGTGGTGCCCGGCGCGATCGTGGTGGTGGACGGGGTGGACGGTCCCTCCCGGCACACGACCGACGCCAACGGCTACCTGCGCCTCCAGGACGTGGGGCTCGGCGGCCACTACCTGCATGCCGAGGCTCCGGGATTCCAGCCCGCGCCGGACGCGGAAGTGCTCGTGACCGTGGACCAGCCCATGCACAAGGTCCGGCTGGAGCTGCGCACGGGCGTGACCCTGAAGGTTCTCGCGCTCGGACCGGACGGCTCGCCCGTTGCCGGGGCCACCCTGACGCTCGACAACGGCAAGGGCGTGCGCGCGCCTGCCGGGTCCGCGACCTTTGCGGACGTGCAGCCCGGCAAGCACGTGCTCACGGCTTCCTCCGATCTTGGCTCGGTCCGGCTGGAACTGGACGTGAGCGCGCAGGACGGTCCGGTCCGCACCGTGGAATTGCGCCTCGCCCCTGTGGGCGGCTCCGTGGTGGTGCAGGCGCGCGGCGCGGACGGCAAGCCCGTGACCGGCGTGCGCGTCGTGCTCCTGAAGGACGGCAAGCCCTTTGGGGAAAAAGCAGGAAACGGCGTACTGTTCGATAATTTGACGGAAGGTTATTATACAGCGGAAGTTACCGCGACTTCGCATGATTCCGCCTCCAGCAAGCCGCGCATGGTCCGGCCCGGCGACCCGGCGGCCACCATCACCGTGAGCCTGCCCGCCCGCGAGGAGGAAAAAGCCGTGCCCGGCAAGCTCCAGCACATGCTCAAGGATCGCGTCGCGGAAAACACCTGGCAGTACAGCGGCATCAGCCTGAGAATGCCGGACGGCTCCTCGCGCAAGCTGGCCTTCAGCCAGGAAGACAAAAGCGCGGCCCTGGCGGCCTTCTGCGCCACGGTGGACGGCGCGCCCGCGACCAAGCAGCGCATGCCCCACGTCGGGTCCACCGCGGGCAAGACCTACGACCTCTCCGGCAGGCTGGTCTGCGACGGCAAGTCCCAGGGCGGCGTGACCTGCGCCACGTACATGTCCATCACCTGCGTGGTCCGGCCGGAGTGCAAGCCCGGCGACCCGAAGTGCGACCCCGCGGCGCCGAAACCGACCCCTCCCGGAGCGGACGCCCCCCCTTCCGGCAACTGGTCGTACTCCTCCTACGGCAGTTCCGGACAGCAGCGCACCTACCGCTTCGTGCGGCTGGGAGGCGATCCCCTGGCCGTCACGGACGCGCAGGCTCCGGCGGCGTTCTGCCGCAGCCAGGGCCTTTCCGCAGCCCCCCAGCCCTCCGGCAACATCACCAACTGGCAGGGCCGGACCGTGAACGCTTCCGGAGGGACGGTCTGCCGCACCAAGAAGGCGGGCGGCACGGAATCGGTCTGCCCGGCCTACCGCGACATCACCTGCACGGTCCCGCAGCAGGCTCCCTGCGACCCGAACGATCCGCTCTGCGGCCTGGACAAGGATCTCTGA
- a CDS encoding peptidoglycan-binding domain-containing protein, with amino-acid sequence MLRRHTFILALAILAALLPLRAMLHSPAASAQTPPPATQSAEQARELRNKGFSLMRADRTQEALDAYRDSLRHEDDETVRAIVRKLEAQLEKAKTAPAPEQSPAPRPPAPNMAEPNMAAPKAPPAGDANLETARELRRQAFTLSSQGRTGEAAELYRQSLRYEDSPQVRMILSRMEQAEARKAQARDQERRQRELSDRHAPGMTAAQIHDAQAGLASLGYDPGPADGIMGERTVQALRDFQRNQGLAQDGVLSILLAAKIQEAPVRTAQAQAAPNPPGPPPAPAPAPPASALPAPGAPPAPASAPPVAAPAPPSAIPADCEQGEAALTAEIERLMSQSDSLGICMSAKEYQRVMRESAALMRRCPQMDPDGAQAREYDRVAKDTQQTIDASCQ; translated from the coding sequence GTGCTGCGTCGGCATACCTTTATTCTCGCCCTGGCGATCCTCGCGGCCCTGCTTCCGCTGCGGGCCATGCTGCATAGCCCTGCCGCTTCGGCCCAGACGCCTCCCCCCGCCACCCAAAGTGCGGAGCAGGCCAGGGAGCTGCGCAACAAGGGCTTCTCCCTGATGCGCGCGGACCGCACCCAGGAAGCCCTGGACGCCTACCGGGACAGCCTGCGCCACGAGGACGACGAAACCGTGCGCGCCATTGTCCGAAAGCTCGAAGCGCAACTGGAAAAGGCCAAGACCGCCCCGGCCCCGGAGCAGTCGCCCGCCCCTCGCCCGCCCGCCCCGAACATGGCCGAACCGAACATGGCAGCGCCGAAAGCCCCTCCGGCAGGGGACGCGAACCTGGAAACGGCGCGGGAGCTGCGCCGACAGGCCTTTACGCTTTCTTCCCAGGGCCGGACCGGAGAGGCGGCTGAGCTGTATCGGCAAAGCCTGCGCTACGAGGATTCCCCCCAGGTGCGCATGATCCTCTCGCGCATGGAGCAGGCCGAAGCGCGCAAGGCTCAGGCCCGCGACCAGGAACGCAGGCAGCGCGAACTGTCGGATCGCCACGCTCCGGGCATGACCGCCGCGCAGATTCACGACGCGCAGGCCGGGCTCGCCTCCCTGGGCTACGACCCCGGCCCGGCGGACGGGATCATGGGCGAGCGGACCGTGCAGGCCCTGCGCGATTTCCAGCGCAACCAGGGGCTGGCCCAGGACGGCGTGCTTAGCATCCTCCTGGCCGCCAAGATCCAGGAGGCCCCGGTCCGCACCGCCCAGGCCCAAGCCGCCCCCAATCCGCCGGGACCGCCCCCCGCCCCGGCCCCCGCTCCTCCGGCCTCCGCCCTGCCCGCTCCGGGTGCGCCGCCCGCCCCAGCATCCGCGCCGCCCGTGGCCGCCCCCGCGCCTCCGTCCGCGATTCCCGCGGATTGCGAGCAGGGCGAAGCCGCGCTCACCGCCGAGATCGAGCGGCTCATGTCCCAGTCGGATAGCCTGGGAATCTGCATGTCCGCGAAGGAATACCAGCGGGTCATGCGCGAATCCGCGGCCCTGATGCGGCGCTGCCCGCAGATGGACCCGGACGGCGCCCAGGCCCGCGAGTACGACCGCGTGGCCAAGGACACGCAGCAGACCATCGACGCCAGTTGCCAATAG
- a CDS encoding YigZ family protein produces the protein MHARHPIPARICRVEETIRRSRFIATAGHAPDTDAARAFVARVKEEFPDAAHNCWAFVAGPPGSTARMGQSDDGEPHGTAGRPMLNALLHSGVGEIAVVVTRYFGGVKLGTGGLVRAYGDMARLALESLPLREKVERIRLDALLAYEHVDGFRRLLPVFEAEVVSEEFAADAAFALRLPREHEAGLRRAVADLTGGLALLEPGQD, from the coding sequence CGCAGCCGCTTCATCGCCACTGCGGGCCACGCCCCGGACACGGACGCGGCCAGGGCTTTCGTGGCGAGGGTCAAGGAGGAATTCCCGGACGCCGCCCACAATTGCTGGGCCTTTGTGGCGGGACCGCCGGGCAGCACGGCGCGCATGGGCCAGAGCGACGACGGCGAACCCCACGGAACCGCCGGACGGCCCATGCTCAACGCCCTGCTCCATTCCGGCGTGGGCGAGATCGCCGTGGTCGTCACCCGCTACTTCGGCGGGGTCAAGCTCGGTACGGGCGGACTGGTGCGGGCCTACGGCGACATGGCCCGGCTGGCGCTGGAGAGCCTGCCCCTGCGCGAAAAGGTCGAGCGCATCCGTCTGGACGCGCTCCTGGCCTACGAGCACGTGGACGGTTTCCGCCGCCTGCTGCCCGTCTTCGAGGCCGAGGTCGTTTCCGAGGAATTCGCGGCGGACGCGGCCTTCGCGCTGCGGCTCCCGCGCGAGCATGAAGCCGGGCTGCGCCGGGCCGTCGCGGACCTGACAGGCGGCCTGGCCCTGCTGGAACCAGGCCAGGACTGA